A segment of the Candidatus Andeanibacterium colombiense genome:
TCACCACCTGCTCGTCCTCTATCAGGACCGACCCATTGAGCTGCTGGCCCATCGCGTGGATCGCCATGCTCATGCGGTCTTCGCTCGGCCAGGCGGTGTCGACCTGCGCCATTCCGCCGGGAAAACTCTCGGCGATCTCGTGGCTGTGGCTCTTGAGCCGCCGGCGAACCTCGTCCTTGCCGAGCTTGTGG
Coding sequences within it:
- a CDS encoding polyhydroxyalkanoic acid system family protein; this encodes MRVPLPHKLGKDEVRRRLKSHSHEIAESFPGGMAQVDTAWPSEDRMSMAIHAMGQQLNGSVLIEDEQVVIELDLPLALSFLEPIVKGAVQKQGQKLLAPPKG